The stretch of DNA CTTTATGGCCCGTTTAATCCCGGTCATACCTTCCAGCATCATCAGCTATGTGGCGGGTTTAAGCAAGATGACCTTCCGGGGTTTTTTTATCGCCACCGCCGTAGGCAAACTGCCCGAAATTATTATTTATACCGCCCTGGGACACAGTTTTAGCGTGGCGGAAGGTATGGCCACCAAGATAACTTTACTGCTGATCCTGCTAACCTTGCTGGCCTGGCCGTTAATTTCAAGAAAACTAAAAAAAACCTCCGGTGAGGCCCCTCCCAAGACACCCCCGGGATAATACCCGGGGCAGACTGTCGACAAAGGTTGTAAAACAAAGTGAGGTGGTTTTATGATCCCCTGTCGGCGACTTGTCGAAGCACCGGTCACAGCACTTGATGAGCGTAAGGAGCCAAAGGGGATCATAAACCACCGCTAATGTTTGGCAACACTCTGACCCCGGGATAATACCCGGGGTTATCTTTTGGCTTGCCGCTTGCGATACAAACAGTACATCAGGATACCTCCCAACAATATGAGCACCACAACATCCGCCCGATGAAACCAGGGCTTTATGGCCTGCCAGTTTTCACCCAGGGCATAACCGGCATAAACCAGTAAGATACTCCAGGGCAGTGATCCCAATACAGTATAGAAGACAAATTTTTGCAAATTCATACCGGCAATGCCGGCGGGCAGTGAAATAAAAGTACGAACAACGGGCATTAACCGGGTAAAAAAAACGGTAGCTTCGCCGTAACGGGCAAACCAACGGTCGGCCATCATCAGTTTTTGACGGTTAAGGCCAAGGCAGCGGCCGTATTTTTCCAAAAAAGGCCTGCCGCCAAGGCGCCCCAGGCAGTAAGAAACCACCGAACCAAAGGTACCTCCCAGGGTACCTGCCAGCACAGTCCACCAAAAATCCAACCGCCCGCAAAACACCAGGTAGCCGCCAAAGGGCAGTATCACTTCACTGGGCAGGGGAATGTTGGCGCTTTCCAGGGCCATGCCGACAGCAATCCCCCAGTAGCCCAGGGCACCGATCACTGTAGTCAGCCATTGCCAAACGGTATCAATTAAGTTTGTTAATTCAGCCATCTCCCCCCTCCTTCTCTGTTTTTTAAAAATATGACTTCAATGGCAAAAAAATACCGGCGGAACTTCCCGCCGGTATTACTTGCTGCTGACAGTAACTTTGTTTTCTTGTACGGTTACCTGCAGCCCCAGGTACATCAGGTCTTTT from Desulforamulus hydrothermalis Lam5 = DSM 18033 encodes:
- a CDS encoding DedA family protein, whose protein sequence is MAELTNLIDTVWQWLTTVIGALGYWGIAVGMALESANIPLPSEVILPFGGYLVFCGRLDFWWTVLAGTLGGTFGSVVSYCLGRLGGRPFLEKYGRCLGLNRQKLMMADRWFARYGEATVFFTRLMPVVRTFISLPAGIAGMNLQKFVFYTVLGSLPWSILLVYAGYALGENWQAIKPWFHRADVVVLILLGGILMYCLYRKRQAKR